The sequence ATGTCAAGCTAATGTCGACGCGCATAGAGTCAAAGAGGTTGCATGAAATTGTTGGTTTGTCATCATCGAATACGAGAGAACAATCCCCAAAGAGCTCCATAGCACCGTTGTTCTTCTTGCTTCTTCTCAAGTTCATGTAGAAAGCCATCAGCTCACAGAGCCATGGGGATTGAAGTATTTCAATATGCAGACTCTGGGCTTGAGCTTTGAATTCCTGCCCTTGCTTCGAGTAATGTATCTGGAAAAGAGAGGCTTTTAGTTAATAGTCTTACATAATTATTAATATAACCATTTAGGACCGTCTTAAATCCAAAGACAAGAAAAATGATAGATACGTTAATTCTAACAAAAATAATCACTAGAaagattaaatatatatatatcctcgaAGATACCATATGAGTATATGACCCATTGACACCTATATAGACTAGCATTTTGGGCTTCACCAAACTCACATGCTTATAACTAAAAGTGTGTGAAATTTTTGTGTTCCTCTCTCAAATAATGGAATACTTATATAGTTATCTTCCCCCTTCGTtcggtttccaaaaaaaatattccccCTTTGTCCTTAGTAAGCTTTAAATGTTTCTAATGCCTTTAAGAGATAAAGAGAGGTGCAAAGATTAAAGTTTAAGGCCATGCCTTGTCatatttctttaaaattttcCTCATGGCCACGGCATTTATAATTGCATAAGTAACCAAGTCTTTGCCTTGCTGTATCAATGCCCCATGGCTCTTGTGACCCTTGCTGGTGAACCACATTGTATATTTCTTGAAACCTGATGCCAGGTGCAACTCGAGAAGCTTCTTGGCCTTTTCATTGAAGCAGCCAACAACGGCTGACATCTCATTGAGAAGAGATGGGAAAAAACTCCCATCACATACTGCATGTTGATAGGAATTTGTCAGATAACCAACCATGAAAGGTAAGGTAGACAAAAATAACCATCATGGCGactctaatattcttttctagGCAAACCGCAGTAGTTACAATATCAATATGAAAGAACCAGGAATAATCGACTCTTTTAGGACtctgaaatatttatatcaAAACCATCCCAAATTATAGTAGACAAGTCGACACTAACTAAAATAATCGAAAGTTATTCGAAAGGACAGATGAATAAGCCCCTGCTAATGAATACAAAATTAAGAGTGGACTTTGTGATGGTTGACATCCCCTTTTCCATGGTTACTACGGCCTATAGTATCTTGGCACTTGAAAAATTACGTGGTTGTCATTGACAAACAATTACCACCTTGACAATGACTTGCACTATTATAATGGGGCAGTCAATGGGCTATCTCTAGTAGTGTTCAATTTGAAGTTATGTTATAAATCTGCCGTCCACACGACAGTAGTATATGCAGATTTTCCAAATACCCGACCGATCAACTTAATTTGTTGGTATTGATGTTTGAAAGCAAACAAAACATTATCGCCATTTTAAAATCCAATCTTAACCATACAAGGGGCGACAGAGAAAATGCTTCGAAAGAATTGTGCTAAGAAGTCAAATTGTTGCTTTCTCTGCAGTAAAGCTTCTCTTCCATGCGAAGCTGTAATTGTTTGACACTATAAATAAAAGAAGTACAGCGAGAACAAGGTAGGATACATATATCTAAAGGATAAATAAGAGAAAATAGGTTGGCATTCCCAGGAAGAGTTCAACTTGCCGAATACCAAAACCGCTGTGTACAGCCTACAGGTTCCTCTGTTCCCGCAGAATTATCAACTAGTTCTTCTCACTTCTCAGCACGATGAaactaaaaaaactgaaaaaaaaactattgccacttgcaagttgcaacaagTCCTAAATTCTAATCCTTTTCTAGGTATGCCATTCTGCCAAGGGTTTGTCCTTTTttaaccaaaagaaaaaaaaagtaccaaaatGCATGAGCCCGCCCATTAATCCTCGTTTTCATTGAAAACAAGAAACCAACAggtttcttttgaaaaaacagCATTATTTTCAGTGTAAGAGAATCAAGAATAGTACTACTCCTACGCATCACAGAGACCATATAGGAGGAAATTGAAAGGTATAGTAGCTTTATTCACCAGAGCAATGGCCGGggcagcggccggcggaggagcCGTCGTTCTCGTGGGATTGGAGGTCAGAGCGGCATTTCTTGAGCAATTTCTTGAGCCGCTTCAGCCCCACGCCCGGGAGCTCCTCATCCATCCCCTTCATGTACTTCTCGTACTTCTTGGCAAACTTCATGAATCCAAATTTAAGGCAAACTTCTTGGCAAATTTTTGGAGCGCTTGAATGGATAACTTGTACGCCTATGGCGTCTGCAAATTGATGGATTCAAAAGCTTggggtatatatatgtttgtgcgATGTGAGTATGCCTGAATGACTTGAGAAACGATTTACAGGGTGAGCTGGAAACGAACAAAACGAATCCAAATTTGTATAGCTCGCGGACGAATTGGGGGGGCACGGTTCAGAGAAGGAATGCACATGCAACAAGAGACGGCAATCGGAACAATGGCTAAAGAAGGAAATGGAGGAAAACTGATGAAATTAAACCACCAAGAGAAGGCAAAGAAAAAGGGCAGCGAAGCTCACGGAGATGAAGAGGCGGCCAGAAATTCAGTTGAGCTCAGGCGTCTCACGAGAGACAGTAATAAgaacaaagaaagaaattaagcttttaggattttttttccgagCAGGGTGAAACGAAGGCACCGGCTGCGACGGCATCGCGCCGAATATATAcaagcgaggagaggagaggagaggggaaagggtgGAGCCATGGTGGATGTCCATGTGGCGCGCTCGCGTCGTGAGGCGGCCGCAACGGCGGGGTCCGCGTGAGAGCgcgagatgatgatgatgttccGTGCGGTGCGGGGCGAGCGTTTCGTTGCGTTTTTCTCTCGTTTTCCCCCGGTTTTGTGGCGCGGGGAGCGTGCGTGCGCGTGTGCGCGGACGCCGTCGGAGCGGACAATTTTTGTGGAAACAGAATTTGATCGGCGGAATTCAGCTAAGCTCCCACGCAAACCTTTGAATTTTGCAGGTTGCAGCccttttttttcgcgaacgcgcaaaaACAATTGTACGTcgatatattagaagaaaagagttaCAGTTACACAACCGCACTCAGCCAGACTGGCTTTTGCAGCCCTTTTTTCCTTCCGGAAAACTTGTCAAATTGTTTGATTTATATTATTGTCACGTGTTATCTACTTAATTATgagaatatattaaaatttttaaagttCTAGCTAAAATAAGTGGTTAGCAATACAGTAGAGAAAAATTTAGAATAATTGTTTCCTGTCGTGTATAAAatcaaaaagggtttattgaTAAAAACTTGTTCCAAATAAGGTCGTATACGTTTTGTGATTTCATAGGTATGGTCAAGAATAGTGTGGCCTAGGAGAAGACGAGAGGGACCAATTGACGCATGAAGAAATGGAATTCTCACTTTGCAGTTATGCATCTATATCAAACGTGGGCGAATTTGGATAGAGCGACGGCGACGTAAACGAAAAAGAGGCGTGCAGTTAACTAAATTTTAGTTGAATCCTGTGGCTGCCCGTGCTGCTGTGCCTGATAGAAAGGCGCGTAATCGGATAACTGTCGAGGAAAGGGTTGCGTTTCGCTACCTGTTTAGTTTAGCCTAGCTTCCAGGTCTCAATCCTCTGCGTCCGTCAGATATTCTGCGTAACGGTCTACGCCTAAGAGGTAAAATTAGATAACAGTTATTTTGGTCAATTGGACAATTGCATGCAAGTAaagttttcctttcttttctacCAAATTTGATACACACACAAATGCAAATGTACATATATCATAGGAGGCAAATGTACATATATCATAGGAGGTAGACTACAGAACGATATACTGTTAGAATGAAATAACTGACATCATCATGGTACAGTTAGACATGATACCTACTAGTATCAGATCTGGTACGTGGGTATCATGCTGAGGTCCGTATGGTATAGTAGGTACCGGATTCCAATACCAAACATAATACCCCCATATCAGATCTATTACCTAGGTATTATGTTGACATTAGTTATTTCGTTCAAACAGTATATCGTTTTATAGTATTTATGATATCATATTTGGACGGGTATATCTCAATATTAACGAAATAACCATATGTCCGAGAGATTGGACGACGTATCTTGAAATTGATAAAATCATCATACGAGCCTTGCTAGTTGGCATATCTCAAAATTGACGAAGTCAACATATGGTTCATTAGCACACATGTCTCATTGGTCGTCATATCTTAGAAGATCGACAAAATCTACATACGTCTTGCTATCGACggatatgccatacatcaataaaatatttgtaaatatgaGAACCCATGGAAGCACAGAATTTAAACTCTGGTGCAACTTAACTTCGCGCACTGACGTTTTCTACTGCTAATTAGAATCTCAGTTGTAAAGTTTAATACGAGCAGCACCTAACCTGAAATCAAACCTCTTTTTCTTAGTGATCATAATTGCTCACTTTTGACAATGCTACCACTTTCCAAACAACAAAGACAGACCAACAACCTTCGTGGTAAAAGATGAATCAGTGAAAGTAAGCATGCCTAGAGTAGCTGCTATGCATATTGAGTCGTCTGCTTAATTAAACAATTCTCCACTAAATTGTTCCAAAAGCAAAGCAGATCTCAATCTCATCGATTTTTTCCAGTACCGGATACAATCACGAAGGACAAATTTATGTGGCACCTTTTCATCCTCATCTTGGGTCGTCTCAATTCTCAATAGACTTTTCCACGAGAAAAGGATGTCATGATATGTAATTAAAACATGGAACGATAATACTACTGTACCTACCATATGAATATTGTTATTCAAACGACGTGAATTCGGTTTGCATACTTGCAATCACTCCGTTGTCGAACAGGCTAACGAATCCTTGTGCTAATTGCATAAGTAGTTTTCAATTTGGCATAATCTACATGGTCAAATGTGGATGAACATGCAGTTTGAAACTGGATCGACTTCATGACCTGGTAGTAGTATACATACCGTGTCCTTATCGGCAACGTACTCTTACCCGGCACCGATTTCTCGTGCTCGATCACATGAACACACCATGACAACATCCAGTTTCTACCAACAATACCTTAATAGGCTAGTAGCATATATTTATCAGCCTAAACAACTATGTTTATTGTTAGAGAATGCTTCTTCCAGTGTAGCTTCCAGTGTAGCAAACAGTGGTTGGTTTCTTAATGCGCAAATCAAACCATAAAATCGATGTCACCTTGCCCATAAAACTGGCAGCTGCTGTTTGCTTGATGTAAAGCAGCGGCTGCTAAGCTGGTGGCATATATATTCTCCACGACCATTTGCCTGCCACTTGCTTTTATCTGTGAATCAGTGAATCCAAGCAGGGTAAGGCCATGCAAAGAAATTATGAAAGCTTAGCGTAGCGAAGAACCTTACTCTTGCAGTATTGTTCTGACCACTGCATCAATTGTATTTTGTCATTTGGTCATTTTTAAATGATTCAGGGatgaaaatatcaaaattacTTTGTATCTACGTAAAGTAGGTAGTAATAATCTATTACGcaatatgatatattttgcgATATATATGTCTATTTGGAGAAGCTTCAGTTGTAACGTCTTAAAATTTCTAGCTCTCTAAATAGTCCAAATTGTCACGCAGATTCTGGTAATAGTTATATAATCCTTAAAACTGGCTTCCCTAGATTCACACTAGCTCCTCTGGAAAACACTGCCTCCCCCAAATAACACCATAATCTAGTTTGCTAATTGAAAAGGATATAGAGAAGAACGTTCTGGAGCCGTACGGTTTCTGAATCTGTACTATTTTGGCCCGGCCATGGCCCATGGATTCATGGGTTATTTATCCCTCAAAATGGATTCTTGTTTTGGATTCCTGATACACTTCGATCCTCTGCCGCACACAACACGCAGATTTGATTGAGGTCAACGAGTAAAGAGGTTGAGACAACAGACCTTGTCTAGCGATACTGCATTAGTTAGTGGTTGCTTAGCGGTGCCTCTGTTTAGTGGCATGCCATCTTTGATGGTGATATTGAGTAAAGTTTTTTGAGATTTCAGACGCTCCAAAACTACAAATAGCTAGCTGGAATATTGGGCCTCATCGGTTACccatattccctaataagcccgGCTTATTaaggaataataaataatttataggtaaattttttatatatttgttcgtaccgacttaaaagccaacgctaaaaagaaataatgctaaaaatatcttaaaatgaactccaaaatcaaatcaagttcagaaattcaaattttagcttttgATTTAGCTTATTAGGTGAACCGATGTGGCTCTTGGTTAGCTAGCTCTGTATTCAGATAGACGTTTACCTTTTTCTGTCGTGGTAGATCAGATGCAATCAGGGATGAATTGATGGACATTTGGACAAAAGTAGCATGGAGATGGATACTAGTTCTTGGACGGAAGAATCAGATTCTCTTCCCTTTTGCAGTGGAGGCTATGGCCTACTTCTTACCTGTCCAACTccgatccaatccaatccaggCAAGAACGTTGCTAAACACCGGCTGCTGCGTCCTGGATTAGAGAGCAAAAGGAAGGGAAAATGTATAAGAAAAAAAGGGGGCTGATGAGAATCAAAGCTTCCatctgaactgaactgaagGGTGAGAGGTtgaggaaagaagaagaagaagctcaaTTTCGGCCCATTAACATCGGCCCAAATTGTTAGAAGATGTGGGCTGCAAGCATATATTGATACATGCATTATAATTATACTCAGAATTCAACAGAACACACTTAACAATATTTTCTTGAAAGACTTAACAGTAATTCTACAATCTAGATACGGTGATTAAATGTTTGAAACATAACTCAGGATGACAGAGAACAACACGCTAATAGATTATAGTCCCTACACTTAACAATATTTTCGTGAAAAGAAGCATATATGTGTCCTTTGTGTTACAAAATTCTGAATACGTTTTCCAACTAGAAAAAATGATTAAAAATCACAGAAATGCAGTGCAGTACCTAGTATAGCATCCTACACTATAGCCTTGCTCCCTCATGATATTGGACAGGAATGCAGCAGTTGAACATTTCCCCTTGGTCCCAGCAATATGAATAGCCTACAATCACATTCATTCAGTTTTGTCCAAATATTAATCACATTTTCTCCATTCAAAGTAAAATCATGACTCATATGCAAGATGGCAGCTGCCTAATACTTGAAAGAAACAAATGTCAATGTGCCATGCAccagaaaaatcatatatgtTTCCTTCCTTATGATTTTAATAGGCAGTTTCAAGGCAAGTTGTGAGCCTCTGGTGTTAAGGAGAGGGTGAGGTCTCAGTCACTGGGAGTGTGGAGTTCACAAAGGTGGCCGAGGAGGTGCCGAGGTGATGCATGCGGCCAAGGTCGAAGCCATTGTCAGAGTTGGTCCCGGTGCTGTGTGGCACTCCAGAGCAATCCATGTACTCAGAGAAATCCCTGAGATGGACATCctcgaagttctattgataaagCAGGAAGACCAGCGGAGTGAGATAGCGAAGCGGAGGAGCATACAATGAGGTCGTACTGCCGTCGCACTGGCAACGGCAGAATTTGACGGAGGGAGTGGAGATACCACCATGTCGCTGGAGAGTAGTGGCGGAGCTTGGAATTTTTCGTTGGGTGTGCCTACTTCACACACCAAACTTTTATAACAACACaaaccacatatatatacatgtacagaTTTCCCCTTTTGTTAAATGTGTAATGCAAATATGCGACAATATCTCACAGCATTGCTAATCGACTAAAATCACGAGAAAAAAAGTACAATACAGATAGTTCCAATGTAAACGATCTTACATAAATAGAAGATTACAGTGCTGCTACTTTGCGTGTTCTCTTAGCCTTGAAAGTTTGTAGTACTGTCTTCCTCACTACTATGGAGAAATAAAAATCTAGCTTAACAAATGTGACTAAACAATCATTCAATAATTTGCCACACATGCTGTTTCACAAATTGTTATTCACAGATCACAGGATAGATTCTCTATTTGGATTAACTACATCACTGATCGCGACAATTTCAATCACAAAGTTAAAACCAtactgaggaaaaaaaaacagtacaaaaTGAGCTAAAGAATTACCTGTCGTCGGCGAATGGCTAAATGCCTAAAATCAGTCCCGGTCAGTCACTCAGCCGGTGGtagcggcgggcggtggccggccggcggggGGCCTCCGGCCCGAGAGGATGAGGATGGGGCGGGGCGACTGAGCGACTCGAGATGCGAGGGCGGCCATATGCGGCGGActtggcggaggcggaggaagatGGCCGCGGCAACGGCAGAGGCTGCCATGGAGGATTTCCAAGCCACGAAGGCGTCGGCGGACGGCGGAGGCTGCTCGGCGtggaagcggcggcgctgggcTGCTCTCTACGGCGGCGTCTGAATTGATCCTCTCCGTCTGATCTGTATGTGTGCAGGGGTAAATCCGTCCACTCAATTGGGGATGGAaaataaaactagaaaaaaaaagagaatggcGTTAAATAAACAATTCTTATTCTCCGTGCAAAATgctaaaaatcatttaaattgATTGGCAACTCTTTGGAGGCTTTGCAAATTGGATGTCACATACTCCATCCATGTGAATCGAACGATACTttatccgttccaaaatatagccaTCTTTAAATCTAATAGAgattaaggttgaaaatagaTATTGTCGTTCggttaaattatttattaaattttgaattatttatGATCTCTTTTCAAGCTTTTGATTGATTGAAAATGGTTTGgacttttgtacattagaatttgtttcctaaaaaaaattgtgatacgaaatttaaattataaaattatgttttggaatGGAGTTGTAAGGGATACCTTGCGGTACACTTTCTGCTCCTTAATTTTATCCCTTCTctaattttctggttttctcatCTAAGATCCACGCCAAAAGCCAATAACGGATGTAATGGAGCTGGAAAGAAAACGCCTCTTTCTGAGTCAGCTgccagcattttttttctgaaaatgagCGATATATATAACCGAAACAACCATCTTGTTTGGAACGTCATCTTTTTCCGAGATCTTAGAACACGGAATCAAAACAACCATGAtattttctcaaaaagaaaataaaacaatcaTGCTATCTACTCAGGAAATTCCTGGATTGCAGCCACAAAACCAGCGGTATCTCTCCaagtagggtgtgtttagttcgctaaaattagaagtttagttgaaattgaaacgatgtgacgcaaaagttaaaagttcatgtgtaggaaagttttgatataataaaaaagttgaaagttcctAAAGAACGAAATGCCCAGCTCCAGATGCCTGTCGCAACACTTCTCTCGTGACTAGCAGAAAGCAGCGATTCACGAGTCCAGGTTGAGTGAGTGAGGGAGTCCACTAGTACTCCACGGCACATGACACTCGCAGGTCGCAGCTAGTACATGCCAATATGCCATGCTATGTCCCTCTCGGCCTTATCCTGTCATCCACG is a genomic window of Oryza glaberrima chromosome 7, OglaRS2, whole genome shotgun sequence containing:
- the LOC127779739 gene encoding probable E3 ubiquitin-protein ligase BAH1-like 1 encodes the protein MKFAKKYEKYMKGMDEELPGVGLKRLKKLLKKCRSDLQSHENDGSSAGRCPGHCSVCDGSFFPSLLNEMSAVVGCFNEKAKKLLELHLASGFKKYTMWFTSKGHKSHGALIQQGKDLVTYAIINAVAMRKILKKYDKIHYSKQGQEFKAQAQSLHIEILQSPWLCELMAFYMNLRRSKKNNGAMELFGDCSLVFDDDKPTISCNLFDSMRVDISLTCSICLDTVFDPVALSCGHIYCYLCSCSAASVTIVDGLKSAERKSKCPLCRQAGVFPNAVHLDELNMLLSYSCPEYWEKRIQMERVERVRLAKEHWESQCRAFLGM